One window of the Candidatus Eisenbacteria bacterium genome contains the following:
- the typA gene encoding translational GTPase TypA, with protein MEIRNVAIIAHVDHGKTTLVDQILRQCHVFRTGQEVRERFLDSGDLERERGITITAKNFSIIHKGVRINLIDTPGHADFGGEVERVLKMADGVLLLVDAFEGPMPQTRFVLQKALQLNLKPVVVINKVDRPQSRPHEVLDEIFNLFIELEATDEQLDFRGVYAAGRDGWAVGELNEERRDLGPLLDMIVEHVPPPRVQEGPVQMLIAAVDHNDYVGRIGIGRVLRGTLRADDRVVLIKRDGSCVNDIVKQLFLFDNLGRRDVDEVVCGDICAVVGLEGVDIGDTLADREHPEPLPLIAVDEPTLTMNFMVNNSPFFGQDGRFVTSRQLRERLLREQDRDVALRVEDTTSPDTFKVSGRGILHLSILMENMRRQGFEFLVGQPRVIYKEIGGRKAEPVETLAVGVPNEHAGAIIEYAASRKGELVKMEQGETHCRLEFRIPSRGLIGFRSKMMRVTGGEIDMHHRFFQYEFFKGGLPQRVNGSIISMAEGTAVAFALDALQDRGRFFVEPGDRLYAGQIIGERAKEGDLVVNAQKAKQLTNLRAAGADRKMRIAPAVKMSLEESLEYLSPDEYVEVTPHHIRLRKSILSENERKKALKRMGTAGA; from the coding sequence ATGGAGATTCGGAACGTGGCGATCATCGCCCATGTGGATCATGGGAAGACGACCCTGGTGGACCAGATCCTCCGGCAGTGCCACGTGTTCCGCACCGGACAGGAGGTTCGGGAACGTTTTCTGGACTCCGGCGATCTGGAGCGGGAGCGGGGGATCACCATCACCGCCAAGAATTTCTCGATCATCCATAAAGGGGTGCGTATCAATCTGATCGACACCCCGGGGCACGCCGATTTCGGGGGCGAGGTGGAGCGCGTTCTCAAAATGGCCGACGGGGTCCTGCTTTTGGTGGACGCCTTCGAAGGTCCCATGCCGCAAACGCGTTTCGTCCTACAGAAAGCCCTGCAACTCAACCTGAAACCGGTGGTCGTCATCAACAAGGTGGATCGTCCCCAGTCGCGCCCCCATGAGGTCTTGGACGAGATCTTCAATCTCTTCATCGAACTGGAGGCCACCGACGAGCAGCTCGATTTCCGGGGTGTGTACGCCGCCGGCCGCGACGGCTGGGCGGTGGGCGAACTGAATGAAGAACGGCGGGACTTGGGCCCGCTTCTGGACATGATCGTCGAACACGTTCCACCTCCCCGCGTCCAGGAAGGGCCGGTGCAGATGCTCATCGCCGCGGTGGACCACAACGACTACGTGGGGCGGATCGGCATCGGCCGCGTTCTGCGGGGCACCCTCCGCGCGGACGATCGGGTCGTCCTGATCAAGAGGGACGGCAGCTGCGTCAACGACATCGTGAAACAGCTCTTCCTGTTCGACAACCTCGGCAGGCGGGACGTCGACGAGGTCGTCTGCGGGGATATCTGCGCCGTCGTCGGCTTGGAGGGGGTGGACATCGGCGACACACTGGCCGATCGGGAGCACCCCGAGCCCCTCCCCCTGATCGCCGTGGACGAGCCCACCCTGACGATGAATTTCATGGTCAACAACAGCCCCTTCTTCGGGCAGGACGGCCGGTTCGTCACCAGCCGCCAACTGCGCGAACGCCTCCTTCGCGAGCAGGATCGGGACGTGGCCCTGCGCGTGGAGGACACGACGAGCCCCGACACGTTCAAGGTCAGCGGCCGCGGCATCCTGCACCTGTCGATTCTCATGGAGAACATGCGCCGCCAGGGTTTCGAGTTCCTGGTCGGCCAGCCGCGCGTCATTTACAAGGAGATCGGCGGTCGCAAGGCGGAGCCGGTGGAAACACTGGCCGTGGGCGTGCCGAACGAGCACGCGGGCGCGATCATCGAATACGCCGCCTCGCGCAAGGGCGAACTCGTGAAGATGGAGCAGGGAGAGACCCACTGCCGCCTGGAGTTCCGGATCCCCAGCCGCGGTCTCATCGGCTTTCGGAGCAAAATGATGCGGGTCACGGGCGGCGAGATCGACATGCACCACCGGTTTTTCCAGTACGAGTTCTTCAAGGGAGGGCTGCCGCAGAGGGTGAACGGCAGCATCATCAGCATGGCCGAGGGAACGGCGGTGGCTTTCGCTCTGGACGCCCTGCAGGACCGCGGCCGCTTTTTCGTCGAACCGGGCGACCGACTCTACGCGGGGCAGATCATCGGGGAGCGCGCCAAGGAGGGAGATCTCGTCGTCAACGCCCAGAAGGCCAAGCAGCTGACGAACCTCCGCGCGGCCGGAGCGGACCGGAAGATGCGGATCGCCCCGGCGGTGAAGATGAGCCTCGAAGAATCCCTCGAGTATCTCAGCCCCGACGAGTACGTCGAGGTGACCCCCCATCACATCCGGCTTCGCAAATCCATTCTGAGCGAAAACGAACGGAAAAAAGCCTTAAAACGGATGGGGACGGCGGGCGCCTGA
- a CDS encoding glycosyltransferase family 39 protein, with the protein MYVDNGAPDLVLASFRPPLYPFFAGVIFKIFGDHPSAVVIAQHLFGVLSIVILFAAAKSLFNEAVARWAGALGTAYWVSMYWESQLYTESLFCFLFLLANYFVITAALKHGWKGVSRRAFMGGIFYGLAVLCRPAAVLALPLVVGWIVVLRAKNDRRALIPAAWILGGWILIMLPWWTRNYIVHGSFVPFVTSGGLNFWGGNHAAGAAKGIPAAWEIMKENPDGLSELEMDRWFYRDALDALIANPNRFPVALKNKILAYWWPLQRDIYQVPFRLLFPFFLIGLGASIRCFRKSSVLYLLILSQCAVSVLYNAHSRYRYSIDFYLLMIAAVGCVGLMNAAPTRRKWASPLSGLIILGLGLLFWAMERHALPLIRLWHLIPAALALVALGYLRTHHLSPCAPAVDQRVLLPDDPPA; encoded by the coding sequence GTGTATGTAGACAACGGCGCGCCGGATCTGGTTCTCGCTTCGTTTCGCCCTCCGCTGTACCCGTTTTTCGCGGGAGTCATCTTCAAAATATTCGGTGATCATCCATCAGCCGTAGTGATCGCTCAACATTTATTCGGTGTGTTGTCCATCGTGATCTTGTTCGCCGCGGCGAAGTCGCTCTTCAACGAAGCCGTAGCCAGATGGGCGGGCGCATTGGGGACAGCGTATTGGGTGTCGATGTATTGGGAGAGTCAGCTCTACACCGAATCGCTCTTCTGCTTTCTTTTCCTACTGGCGAACTATTTCGTGATCACGGCGGCGTTGAAGCATGGTTGGAAGGGCGTCTCACGGCGTGCCTTTATGGGCGGGATATTTTATGGACTTGCGGTCCTGTGCCGTCCCGCGGCCGTGCTGGCCCTGCCGTTGGTCGTGGGATGGATCGTCGTCCTCCGAGCTAAAAACGACAGAAGGGCGCTGATCCCGGCGGCATGGATTCTGGGAGGCTGGATCCTGATCATGCTTCCGTGGTGGACTCGTAACTACATCGTTCACGGATCGTTCGTTCCTTTCGTAACATCTGGCGGACTTAATTTCTGGGGGGGGAATCACGCTGCCGGTGCCGCAAAGGGAATCCCCGCCGCATGGGAGATTATGAAAGAGAACCCGGACGGACTCTCCGAGTTGGAGATGGACCGGTGGTTCTACCGTGACGCTTTGGATGCGCTGATCGCAAACCCAAACCGGTTCCCGGTTGCTCTGAAAAATAAGATCCTCGCCTACTGGTGGCCTTTGCAGCGGGACATCTATCAGGTTCCTTTCCGCCTGCTGTTTCCCTTCTTCCTGATCGGGCTGGGAGCCTCCATCCGCTGTTTCCGTAAGTCCTCCGTGTTGTACCTGCTCATCCTGTCTCAGTGCGCCGTGTCGGTCCTCTATAACGCCCACAGCCGTTATCGTTACTCCATCGATTTCTATTTACTCATGATCGCCGCCGTCGGCTGCGTCGGGTTGATGAACGCTGCGCCCACCCGGCGCAAGTGGGCGAGTCCCCTGTCCGGCCTGATCATCCTCGGCTTGGGACTCCTCTTCTGGGCGATGGAACGTCATGCACTACCGCTCATCCGGCTCTGGCACCTCATCCCCGCTGCCCTCGCACTCGTTGCTCTCGGGTACCTCCGGACCCATCACCTATCTCCTTGCGCGCCCGCGGTCGACCAACGAGTTCTCCTGCCCGACGATCCCCCTGCCTAG
- a CDS encoding YaiI/YqxD family protein produces MPDIYIDADGCPMKQETYRVAKRYGLKVVLVANSRMRFPGGDSIELVLVDDGLDAADDWIAEHVTDTDIVITGDIPLAARCIKKGAGVLGIRGHPFTEDSIGEALASRELLSHLREIGAVTGGPPVLCKKDRSRFLESLDNMIQNRLREK; encoded by the coding sequence ATGCCGGACATCTACATCGACGCCGACGGCTGCCCCATGAAACAGGAAACGTACCGGGTGGCGAAGCGCTACGGCCTCAAAGTGGTCCTGGTGGCGAACTCCCGGATGCGCTTTCCGGGAGGCGATTCGATCGAACTGGTCCTCGTCGACGATGGTTTGGATGCGGCGGATGATTGGATCGCCGAGCACGTCACCGATACGGACATCGTCATCACGGGCGATATCCCGCTCGCGGCGCGGTGCATCAAGAAGGGGGCGGGAGTTCTCGGCATACGGGGACACCCGTTCACGGAGGACTCCATAGGCGAAGCCCTCGCGAGCCGGGAACTCCTCTCCCACCTTCGGGAAATCGGCGCCGTCACGGGAGGCCCCCCGGTCCTCTGCAAGAAAGACCGATCCCGTTTCCTCGAGAGCCTGGACAACATGATTCAAAACAGGCTTCGGGAAAAATAG